The sequence CGCCTCGCCGACCGGCTCGCCCGCCTCGTTGCGGACCGTTCCGCGGATCCGGGCGCCGGGCGGCATCTCCACGTCCATCCGCGTCTGGCCGTTCCCCGTCACCTCCACCGGCATCGCGACCGGGCGGTGCGCGGCGGCGCTGACGGCGAGCGTGTAGGCGCCGGACATGAGGTCGGAGAACGTGTAGCGGCCGTCGGCGTCGCTGCGGCCGGTGCCGACGACGTCGCCGCGCACGTCGGTGATGACGACCATCGCGTTCACGATGGGGGTGCCGTCCGCGCTGCGGACCGTTCCGGCGAGGCCGCCGCTGCCGGCCAGCAGCAGGTCGAACTCGATCGGCCGGTCGCCGACGACGAGGGTCGCGGCCTGCGGCTCGTGCCCGCCGGTGGCAGCGATCAGCACGTAGCTGCCGGGGCCCGGCGTCGGCAGCGCGTACCGCCCGTCCTCCCGCGTGGTCGCCCGGGCGAGCTGGTGGCCGTCGACGCCGATGAGGGTGAGGGCGGCGGACGGGACGGGCTCCCCGTCGCGGGTCCGCACCACGCCGCGCACCGGGACGCCGCCGTTGGCGTCCTGCTCGATCTGCTGGGCGAGGAGCTTCGCCCGGGCCGCCAGCTCCGTGGCGGCCGGGGCCGCCGCCGCATGGGCGGGCGCCTCCGGCGGGGCCGGGTGCGCGGCGGCCGGGGCGAAGCGGCCGTCGTCCAGGTGGCCGTTGCCGCGCGCGTGGCGGCCCGCGCCGACCGCGGCGGCCGCGCCCGTCCGCACCGCCGCCGACGGCGGGCGCACGACGCCGCTCTCCGCGGGGACGTCGGTCAGGGGCGCCTCGGGCGGCGGCGCGTCCTTGCCGCGGTGCGCCGAGCCGCGCAGCGGGTGCTCCTTCAGCGCGAGCATCGCGAGGAAGCCGACCAGGGCGACGGGGATGCCGACGAGGAAGACGGTCTCCAGGGAGTCGGTGAAGGCGTCCTGGATGATGCTCCTGACCTGCGGAGGAAGCTTGCTGATCTCCTCCGGCGAGCCGAGGTCGGACGCGCCGCCGCCGGCCGGCACGGGAATGCCCGCCGAGCGGAAGCCGCTGGTGATCTCGTCCGCGACCCGGTTGGTGAGGATCGCGCCGAAGGCGGCCACGCCCATCGCGCCGCCGAGGTTGCGGAAGAACGAGACGCCGGACGTCGTCGAGGCGAGGTCGGCGGGCGCGGCGGCGTTCTGCGCGGCGAGGATGAGGATCTGCAGGCTGAGGCCCATTCCGACGCCGAGGACGGCCAGGTCGGCGCCGACGATGACCTTGGGCGAGTCGGTGTGCAGCAGCGACAGCAGGTACAGCCCGCCGGCGACGCACAGCAGCCCGACCACCGGGAAGATCTTGTAGCGGCCCGTCCGGGTGACGACCTGGCCGGAGCCGGTGGAGGTGACGAGCATCCCGACGACCAGCGGCAGCGTCATCAGGCCGGACGTCGTCGGGCTCATCCCCTTGACGATCTGCAGGTACTGCGGCATGTAGATCATCACGCCGAACATCGCCATGCCGACGCAGACGGAGACGAACGAGGTCAGCAGGAACGTGGGGTTGCGGAACAGCCGGGGCGGCAGGATCGGGTCGCGCGCGACGCGCTCGGCGACGATCGCCAGCACGAGCAGCAGGGCGGCGGCGCCGAGCAGGATGTAGGTCCACTGGGAGTTCCACTCGAACTCCGTCCCGCCCATGGACAGCACCAGCATCAGCACGGCGGCGCTGCCGGTGATGGTGAACGCGCCGAACACGTCGATGCGGGTGTCGCGGCGCACCTTCGGCAGCTTGAGGACCTTCTGGATGACGAAGAACGCGACGACCGCGAGCGGCACGCACACGTAGAAGCACCAGCGCCAGCCGAGGCTGTCGGCGTCCACGATGAACCCGCCGAGCAGCGGCCCGGCGACGGTCGAGACGCCGAACACCGCGCCCATGAACCCGGCGTAGCGGCCGCGCTGCCGGGGCTCGACGACGTCCCCGAGGATGACCTGGGCCAGTGCCGACAGGCCGCCGACGCCGAGGCCCTGGAACGCGCGGGCCGCGATGAGCTGGCCGATGTTCTGCGACAGCCCCGCGCCCACCGAGGCCGCCACGAAGATGAGCAGGGCGGTCTGGAACATGAGCTTGCGGCCGGCGATGTCCGACAGCTTGCCCCACAGCGGCGTGGACGCGGTCATGGTCAGCAGCGACGCGCTCGCGACCCAGGAGAGCTTGTCCTGGCCGCCGAGGTCCCCGACGATCGTCGGCAGCGCCGTGGCGACCACCGACGTCGAGATCATCGACGTCAGCATCGCCATCATCAGGCCGGCGAGGATCTCCAGGATCTGACGGTGCGTGTACTGCGGTCTCGCTGGCTCTGGCGCCGCCGGGCCGTGCGACGCCACGCTCGCTTGAGCCACCCTGCCCCCACAACTCCGATGAATTACCTGTGCTTTGCACATACTGTATGTAGACGCTTGTTTACTTGCAACTCAGGCAATAATGGACACCGACTGTAACGGCGACCGGGGGCTAGCGGAATGCGGGGCGAGGAACAGGCCGGCGGCGCGGCCGCGCGGCGGCGCAAGCGCGACCGGGAGGCCACCCGGCGCCGCATCCTGGGCGCCGCCCGCGACCTGTTCGGGGAGCACGGCTACGACGGCGTCACCGTCCGCATGATCGCCGCGCGCGCCGAGGCGAACACGGCGCTGGTCCACCGGTACTTCGGGTCCAAGCCGGCGCTGTTCGGCGAGGTGCTGGCCGGGGAGTCGGTGATCCGCGGCGTCATCGCGGGCGCCCCCGAAGGGCTGCCGCGCCGGCTCGCCGAGCACTTCGTCCGGCATGTCGACCAGCGCTCGGTCACCGCCATGTCCCGGATACTGGACCGGTCGGCGGGCCACCCCGAGGTCAAGGAGATCCTGCTCCGCTACCTGGAGGACGTGATCGTCCAGCCGATGGTGGCGCAGCTGGAGGGGCCCGACGCGCGGGCACGGGCGCTGCTCGCGTCCACGATCATCATGGGCGGCGGGCCGGTGCGGCGCCTGGTCGGCCTCGGCGACCTGCGCGCCGCCGACCCCGCCGATCTCACCGACCGCCTCACCGCGATGTTCACCGCCGCCCTCGCCCCGCCCGTCCACCGCGAGACGTAGCTCCCGGGGGCCGCGTACCCCGGTGGGAGCAGGCAAGATCGGCTTCGGGGCGGAGCGGGCGGGCGCGGGGCGCGCATAGGGTTCTGGTCATGGGGCGGGCGGGCGCGCTCAGGGCGCGGTGGGACAGGACGGGACGGCCCGCGCGCTGGGCGTCGGCAGCGGTCGCCGTGGCACTGGCGGGCGGGGCCGCGGCCTGGGGGGCGACGGCCGACGGCGACGCCCGCGTCCAGACCTCCGAACAGCGCGTCAACGTCGTCGACGGGCCGAAGGACGACCAGCGCGTCACGCTCGACACGACGTTCTACAAGCCGGTCGGACGGGCCAAGGGCCCGGCGGTCCTGCTGGGACACGGCTTCGGCGGCACCAAGCGGGACGTCGCCGGCGAGGCGCGCGACCTCGCCCGCGCCGGATACGCGGTGCTGGCCTGGTCGGCGCGGGGTTTTGGGCGCTCGACCGGTGAGATCGCCCTCAACTCGCCCGACTACGAGGTGAAGGACGCCCGGCAGCTGATCGACTGGCTGGCGCGGCGGCCGGAGGTCCGGCTCGACGGCCCCGGCGACCCCCGCGTCGGGATGGCGGGCCAGTCCTACGGCGGCGCGATCGCGCTGATGACCGCCGCCTACGACCGGCGGGTGGACGCCATCGCGCCGCAGATCACCTGGAACAGCCTCTCCGACGCGCTCTTCCCTGACTCCGCCTCCGGCGCGAAACCGACGGACGGCGTGTTCAAGAAGCTGTGGGCGGGACTGTTCTTCACCGGCAGCGCGGAACGAACGGCCTGCGGGCGATTCCTGCCGTCCGTGTGCGACATGTACCAGGAGGTGGCGGAGAAGGGCCGTCCCACCGAATCGGCGATCGCCATACTGCGGCGGTCGAGCCCCGCATCCGTCGCCGACCGGATCAGGGTGCCGACGCTGCTCGTCCAGGGGCAGTCCGACTCGTTGTTCCCGCTCGACCAGGCCGACGCCAACGCGCGGGCGATCGCGCGGAACGGCGCACCGGTGTCGGTGGTGTGGTTCCAGGGCGGGCACGACGGCGGCGACCCGGAGACCGCGCGGGTCGAGGGGCTCGTGCGCGACTTCTTCGACGCCCGGCTCATGCGGTCGTCGATGCCTTCCTCGGACGGGTTCACGGTGACGCGGGCGGGCGGCCTCGACTCCTCCACCCAGGCGGTCGTCGTGGACGAGGCGTCGACGGGGCGGTATCCGGGTCTTTCCGGTGGTGCGTCGGCCCAGCCGCTGACCGGGCGCGAGCAGACGATCTTCAATCCGGCGGGCGGATCGCCCGCGTCGATCTCCGCTCTGCCGGGGTTGGGGGCGCTCGGATCCCTGGGCGGGTCGCTGGGAGGCTCCCTGGGCGGGCAGCTGCCTTCGGACATGCCAGGGCAGACCGCCACGTTCGAGACCCGTCCGCTGGACCGTCCGCTGTGGCTGACGGGCGCCCCGACCGTCCGGCTCAAGGTCAGCGGGGACGGGCCGCTGTTCGCGAAGCTCTACGACGTCTCGCCGGGCGGGGCCGCCGCTCCGGCGCGGCGGCTGGCGGCGCCGTTCCGGGTGTCCGGCGGCGAGGTCACGGTGACGCTTCCGGCGATGGACTACCGCTTCGACCGCGGGCACCGGCTCCGGCTGGTCGTCGCCACCACCGACATGGGCTTCGCGACGCCTGCCGCGCCGTCGTCCTACAAAGTGCAGGTGGTGTCGCCGCTGACCGTCCCGTCCGTCCCGTCGTTGAAGGCCGCACCGGCGCCCCTGCCCGTCTGGGTGTGGGCTCTGCCCGTCGCCGCCGTCGCATTGGCGCTCGCCATCCTTCTCCCTGGACGCCGTAGGCGCGACGTCGAAACGGACAGCGACGTGCCCCTGGAGATATCGGGGCTGACGAAGGCCTACAAGAACGGGCATCTCGCCGTCTCCGACCTGTCGTTCCGGGTGGAGAAGGGCCAGGTGCTGGGACTCCTGGGTCCGAACGGTGCAGGAAAGACGACGACGCTGCGCATGTTGATGGGCCTGATCCATCCAGACTCCGGCTCGATCCGCATCTTCGGGCACCGCGTGTACCCGGGCGCACCTGTACTGTCCCGCCTTGGCTCCTTTGTAGAGGGGCCCGGGTTCCTGCCCCACCTCTCGGGCCGCGACAACCTGGACCTCTACTGGCGCGCCACCGGCCGTCCCCTGGACGAGGCCCACTTGGACGAGGCGCTGCAGATAGCCAACCTGGGTTCGGCACTGGACCGGGCCGTCCGCACGTACTCGCAGGGGATGCGACAGCGTCTCGCCATAGCGCAGGCCATGCTCGGGCTGCCGGACCTCCTCGTCCTGGACGAGCCCACCAACGGCCTCGACCCGCCCCAGATCCGCGAGATGCGGGAGGTACTCGTCCGGTACGCGGCGGCCGGTCGGACGGTCATCGTCTCCAGCCACCTGCTCGCCGAGGTCGAGCAGACCTGCACGCACGCCGTCGTCATGGCGGGCGGCCGCCGCGTCGCCGCCGGCCCGGTCGCCGAGATCACCGGGTCCGGCCGCCGCCTGGAGGACGCGTTCCTGGAGATCATCGGGGAGGGCTCATGACCGCCTACCACGTCCGGCGCACCCTTCCGCTGCGGGTCGAGGCCGTCCGGCAGTTCCGGCGCCGCCGCACGCTGGTGGCCTTCGCGTTCCTGCTCGTCCTGCCCTGGGTGCTGGTCGGCGCGTTCAAGATCGGCGGAGATCCGGGCCCGGACGGCGTCCCCAGCCTGGTCGACGTCGCCACGTCGTCCGCGCTGAACTTCGCCCTGTTCGCCCTGTTCGTCTCGACCGGTTTCCTGCTGGTGGTCGCGGTCGCCCTGTTCTGTGGTGACACGGTGGCGAGCGAGGCGGGCTGGTCGTCCCTGCGCTACCTGCTCGCCGCGCCCGTGCCGCGCGCCCGGCTGCTGCGCCAGAAACTGATCGTCGCCCTCTCCTACGCGGTCGTCGCCGTCGTCAGCCTGCCGCTGATGTCGCTCGTCGCGGGGACGGCCGGGTTCGGCTGGGGCGACGTCGAGCTCCCGACCGGCGGCACCGTCCCGGTGAGCACCGCGCTCGGCCGCATGGCGATCATCATCGGCTACTCCCTCGTCGCACAGCTCGTCGTCGCCGCCCTGGCGTTCCTGCTCTCGGTGACGACGGACTCCCCCCTCGGCGCGGTCGGCGGCGCGGTGGGGCTCGTCATCGTCAGCAACATCCTGGACGCCGTCACCGCGCTCGGCTCCTGGCGCGACTTCCTCCCGACGCACTGGATGTACTCCTGGATGGACGCCCTGCAGCCCGAGATCCAGTGGGCGGGCATGGCCAAGGGCGCCGCCATCTCCGTCTCCTACGCCGCCGTCCTGTTCGCGCTGGCCTTCCGCCGCTTCCGGACGCGCGACATCGTCTCCTGATCCCGGACACGTTCCGCGGTCCTCCGGACGCGAACCGTGGATCATTACTCCCCGAAAACCGGTCGAACAGGCAGTGTCGGTGACATAAGCTCAGCGAACCTCGTCCGGCCCGGCCGCGTCATACGAGGTAAACGGCTCGATCCCCGGGTTTTAAAGGCAGCCCGGCGGGGGGAGATGATCACCATGGCACGGCAGCAGCTCATCAAGCGCCCCAGGCCCCCACGTCAACCGAGCCCACCCGACCTGCGGACCCCTTCGGGCCGCCTCCTGCCGTACTGACCCTCATCTGGAGAACCGCGAAAGGAAC is a genomic window of Actinomadura citrea containing:
- a CDS encoding MFS transporter: MAQASVASHGPAAPEPARPQYTHRQILEILAGLMMAMLTSMISTSVVATALPTIVGDLGGQDKLSWVASASLLTMTASTPLWGKLSDIAGRKLMFQTALLIFVAASVGAGLSQNIGQLIAARAFQGLGVGGLSALAQVILGDVVEPRQRGRYAGFMGAVFGVSTVAGPLLGGFIVDADSLGWRWCFYVCVPLAVVAFFVIQKVLKLPKVRRDTRIDVFGAFTITGSAAVLMLVLSMGGTEFEWNSQWTYILLGAAALLLVLAIVAERVARDPILPPRLFRNPTFLLTSFVSVCVGMAMFGVMIYMPQYLQIVKGMSPTTSGLMTLPLVVGMLVTSTGSGQVVTRTGRYKIFPVVGLLCVAGGLYLLSLLHTDSPKVIVGADLAVLGVGMGLSLQILILAAQNAAAPADLASTTSGVSFFRNLGGAMGVAAFGAILTNRVADEITSGFRSAGIPVPAGGGASDLGSPEEISKLPPQVRSIIQDAFTDSLETVFLVGIPVALVGFLAMLALKEHPLRGSAHRGKDAPPPEAPLTDVPAESGVVRPPSAAVRTGAAAAVGAGRHARGNGHLDDGRFAPAAAHPAPPEAPAHAAAAPAATELAARAKLLAQQIEQDANGGVPVRGVVRTRDGEPVPSAALTLIGVDGHQLARATTREDGRYALPTPGPGSYVLIAATGGHEPQAATLVVGDRPIEFDLLLAGSGGLAGTVRSADGTPIVNAMVVITDVRGDVVGTGRSDADGRYTFSDLMSGAYTLAVSAAAHRPVAMPVEVTGNGQTRMDVEMPPGARIRGTVRNEAGEPVGEARVTLVDAAGNVIAMVITGSDGEYAFTDLTGGQYTMIASGYPPVATGLSLSGGGLDDHDLKLGYPDE
- a CDS encoding TetR/AcrR family transcriptional regulator, yielding MRGEEQAGGAAARRRKRDREATRRRILGAARDLFGEHGYDGVTVRMIAARAEANTALVHRYFGSKPALFGEVLAGESVIRGVIAGAPEGLPRRLAEHFVRHVDQRSVTAMSRILDRSAGHPEVKEILLRYLEDVIVQPMVAQLEGPDARARALLASTIIMGGGPVRRLVGLGDLRAADPADLTDRLTAMFTAALAPPVHRET
- a CDS encoding alpha/beta fold hydrolase encodes the protein MGRAGALRARWDRTGRPARWASAAVAVALAGGAAAWGATADGDARVQTSEQRVNVVDGPKDDQRVTLDTTFYKPVGRAKGPAVLLGHGFGGTKRDVAGEARDLARAGYAVLAWSARGFGRSTGEIALNSPDYEVKDARQLIDWLARRPEVRLDGPGDPRVGMAGQSYGGAIALMTAAYDRRVDAIAPQITWNSLSDALFPDSASGAKPTDGVFKKLWAGLFFTGSAERTACGRFLPSVCDMYQEVAEKGRPTESAIAILRRSSPASVADRIRVPTLLVQGQSDSLFPLDQADANARAIARNGAPVSVVWFQGGHDGGDPETARVEGLVRDFFDARLMRSSMPSSDGFTVTRAGGLDSSTQAVVVDEASTGRYPGLSGGASAQPLTGREQTIFNPAGGSPASISALPGLGALGSLGGSLGGSLGGQLPSDMPGQTATFETRPLDRPLWLTGAPTVRLKVSGDGPLFAKLYDVSPGGAAAPARRLAAPFRVSGGEVTVTLPAMDYRFDRGHRLRLVVATTDMGFATPAAPSSYKVQVVSPLTVPSVPSLKAAPAPLPVWVWALPVAAVALALAILLPGRRRRDVETDSDVPLEISGLTKAYKNGHLAVSDLSFRVEKGQVLGLLGPNGAGKTTTLRMLMGLIHPDSGSIRIFGHRVYPGAPVLSRLGSFVEGPGFLPHLSGRDNLDLYWRATGRPLDEAHLDEALQIANLGSALDRAVRTYSQGMRQRLAIAQAMLGLPDLLVLDEPTNGLDPPQIREMREVLVRYAAAGRTVIVSSHLLAEVEQTCTHAVVMAGGRRVAAGPVAEITGSGRRLEDAFLEIIGEGS
- a CDS encoding ABC transporter permease produces the protein MTAYHVRRTLPLRVEAVRQFRRRRTLVAFAFLLVLPWVLVGAFKIGGDPGPDGVPSLVDVATSSALNFALFALFVSTGFLLVVAVALFCGDTVASEAGWSSLRYLLAAPVPRARLLRQKLIVALSYAVVAVVSLPLMSLVAGTAGFGWGDVELPTGGTVPVSTALGRMAIIIGYSLVAQLVVAALAFLLSVTTDSPLGAVGGAVGLVIVSNILDAVTALGSWRDFLPTHWMYSWMDALQPEIQWAGMAKGAAISVSYAAVLFALAFRRFRTRDIVS